In Caballeronia insecticola, one DNA window encodes the following:
- a CDS encoding Fe2+-dependent dioxygenase yields MILSIPNVLSPEDAAAMRARLDASESWVDGRATAGYQGAPVKRNMQIAEGSPIALEMGDAIVGALERHPLFISAVLPNRVYPPLFNRYEGGMHFGSHVDGAIRIVPGHGGRVRTDVSVTLFLTPPEEYDGGELIIEDTYGVQEVKLPAGHAIVYPATSLHQVRPVTRGARVSSFFWAQSLVREDSQRALLFDLDNSIQRLNTTNGDEAAKRTLVGCYHNLLRMWSET; encoded by the coding sequence ATGATCCTCTCGATACCTAACGTGCTGAGCCCTGAAGACGCCGCCGCCATGCGCGCGCGGCTTGACGCCAGCGAGTCATGGGTCGATGGCCGCGCGACCGCGGGCTATCAGGGCGCTCCGGTCAAGCGCAACATGCAGATCGCGGAAGGATCGCCGATCGCGCTCGAAATGGGCGATGCGATCGTCGGCGCGCTCGAACGTCATCCGCTGTTCATCAGCGCGGTGCTGCCCAATCGCGTGTATCCGCCGCTCTTCAACCGTTACGAAGGCGGCATGCATTTCGGCAGTCATGTCGATGGCGCGATCCGCATCGTGCCGGGGCATGGCGGACGCGTGCGCACCGATGTCTCGGTCACGCTCTTTCTCACGCCGCCCGAGGAATACGACGGCGGCGAACTGATCATCGAAGACACATACGGCGTGCAGGAAGTGAAGCTGCCCGCAGGACATGCAATCGTCTATCCCGCAACCAGCTTGCATCAGGTGCGGCCCGTCACGCGCGGCGCGCGCGTGTCGAGCTTCTTCTGGGCGCAAAGCCTCGTGCGCGAAGATTCACAACGCGCCCTGCTCTTCGATCTCGACAACTCGATCCAGCGCCTGAACACCACCAACGGCGACGAAGCCGCGAAGCGCACGCTCGTCGGTTGCTATCACAACCTGCTGCGCATGTGGAGCGAGACCTGA
- a CDS encoding host attachment protein, with the protein MTAITWVLAADGSRARIFETQGLKLDLRQVGDLRNPAPRTAESVDKDREKFARTVADYLEQSRVQQRFDRLRLAVEPRFLGLLREHLSSETRKLVYEEINNDVSNMDTRDIRRHLDRP; encoded by the coding sequence ATGACCGCCATCACCTGGGTCCTTGCCGCCGACGGCAGCCGCGCCCGGATCTTCGAGACGCAAGGATTGAAGCTGGATTTGCGGCAGGTCGGGGACCTCAGGAACCCGGCGCCGCGCACGGCGGAATCGGTGGACAAGGACCGCGAGAAGTTCGCCAGAACCGTGGCGGACTATCTCGAACAGAGCCGTGTGCAGCAGCGTTTCGATCGCCTGCGTCTGGCCGTCGAGCCCAGGTTTCTCGGGTTGCTGCGCGAGCATCTGTCGAGCGAAACCCGCAAGCTCGTCTATGAGGAAATCAACAACGACGTGTCCAACATGGACACGCGCGATATCCGCCGTCATCTCGACCGGCCCTGA
- a CDS encoding LysR family transcriptional regulator: MKTQSALVANNDQFLRDLQLFCIVARRSSFIAAATETGISPAHVSKRIAMLETSLGVKLFMRTTRRVSITSDGEAAFQWAQKILDDVQGMADAFTGRDDPRGLLRIGTSLRLGREHVSPALMLLRHRHPGLEVWLELLDRRVDLVGENFDIDIRVGEVLEPHLIAHRIVESYRVLAAAPAYLERRGAPKTLAELAQHDCLLFRGRDQRFGVWRLAGPNGEESVKVTGPIASNHSDIVRQWAEQGFGIVMSSVWDIASSLQNGTLVPVLPAYRQRADVWAVTSARTSHSAKIRVCIEFLEQQLTSGPYALVTSGVAGL; the protein is encoded by the coding sequence ATGAAAACGCAAAGCGCGCTCGTCGCGAACAACGACCAATTCCTGCGCGACCTGCAGTTGTTCTGCATCGTCGCGCGGCGTTCGAGTTTCATCGCCGCGGCCACGGAAACGGGCATCTCGCCCGCGCACGTCAGCAAGCGCATCGCCATGCTGGAAACGAGCCTCGGCGTGAAGCTGTTCATGCGCACGACGCGCCGCGTATCCATCACGAGCGACGGCGAAGCGGCCTTCCAGTGGGCGCAAAAAATTCTCGACGACGTGCAAGGCATGGCCGATGCCTTCACCGGCCGCGACGATCCGCGCGGCCTGCTGCGCATCGGCACGAGTCTGCGTCTCGGGCGCGAGCATGTGTCGCCCGCGCTCATGTTGTTGAGGCACCGGCATCCGGGGCTGGAAGTCTGGCTCGAACTGCTCGACCGGCGCGTGGATCTCGTCGGGGAGAACTTCGATATCGATATTCGCGTCGGCGAGGTGCTGGAACCGCATCTGATCGCGCACAGGATCGTCGAAAGTTATCGCGTGCTGGCCGCCGCGCCCGCTTATCTCGAACGGCGCGGCGCACCCAAAACCCTCGCCGAACTCGCCCAGCACGATTGCCTGCTGTTTCGCGGACGCGACCAGCGCTTCGGCGTCTGGCGGCTCGCCGGCCCGAACGGCGAGGAAAGCGTAAAGGTGACAGGACCGATCGCGTCGAATCACAGCGATATCGTGCGGCAATGGGCCGAGCAGGGTTTCGGCATTGTGATGAGCTCGGTGTGGGACATCGCGTCCAGCCTGCAAAACGGCACGCTCGTGCCCGTGCTGCCCGCGTACCGTCAACGCGCCGACGTGTGGGCCGTCACCTCGGCGCGCACTTCCCATTCGGCGAAGATCCGCGTGTGCATCGAATTTCTCGAACAGCAACTGACGAGCGGACCTTACGCGCTCGTCACTTCCGGCGTCGCAGGGCTCTGA
- a CDS encoding FAD-binding oxidoreductase, with amino-acid sequence MINISGEVIDTLKASIRGRVIAPADSDYDEARTVWNATIDRRPALIVRCAGAADVIAALAFARSNGILVSIRGGSHNIAGSAVSDDALMIDLSALKSVRIDPQAKRAYVEPGALLSDFDHEAQAFGLATPLGINSTTGVAGLTLGGGFGWISRKFGVTVDNLVAAEIVTADGKWRRVSKDADPELFWALRGGGGNFGVVTLFEYQLHEVGPEVYGGLVVFPLEQADAVLPKYRELVAQSPDELTVWAVLRLAPPLPFLPEDVHGKPVIVLASCYIGPVENGEKMLAPLRTFGTPCGEHLGPMPFTAWQKAFDPLLTPGARNYWKSHNFAELSDATFDILTNAVRSVPSPHCEVFIGAMAGQTNRVPVDATAYANRDSVYTINIHGRWTEAADDEKCTKWARDMFAAMTPHALGSVYVNFMTGEEGDRVKSAYGPNYDRLAEVKRRYDPENVFRSNQNIMPAA; translated from the coding sequence ATGATCAACATCTCAGGCGAAGTGATCGACACACTCAAGGCATCGATAAGAGGCCGGGTCATCGCACCGGCCGATTCCGACTACGACGAAGCCCGGACAGTCTGGAACGCCACCATCGACAGGCGGCCCGCGCTCATCGTGCGCTGCGCCGGCGCGGCCGACGTGATCGCCGCGCTCGCCTTCGCGCGCAGCAACGGCATACTGGTCTCGATTCGCGGCGGCTCGCACAATATCGCGGGCAGCGCAGTCAGCGACGACGCCCTGATGATCGATCTCTCCGCACTGAAGTCCGTACGCATCGATCCGCAAGCGAAGCGTGCCTATGTCGAACCCGGCGCGCTGCTCTCCGACTTCGATCACGAAGCGCAGGCGTTCGGCCTCGCGACGCCGCTCGGCATCAACTCGACGACGGGCGTCGCGGGCCTCACGCTCGGCGGCGGCTTCGGCTGGATCAGCCGCAAGTTCGGCGTGACGGTCGACAATCTCGTGGCGGCGGAAATCGTCACGGCGGACGGCAAGTGGCGTCGTGTCAGCAAGGATGCCGATCCCGAGCTTTTCTGGGCGCTGCGCGGCGGCGGAGGCAACTTCGGCGTGGTCACGCTGTTCGAGTATCAGTTGCACGAAGTCGGGCCGGAAGTGTATGGCGGTCTGGTCGTGTTTCCGCTCGAACAGGCGGATGCCGTGCTGCCGAAGTATCGCGAACTGGTCGCGCAAAGTCCGGACGAACTCACCGTGTGGGCCGTGCTGCGGCTCGCGCCGCCGTTGCCGTTCCTGCCCGAAGATGTGCACGGCAAGCCCGTGATCGTGCTGGCGAGCTGTTATATCGGCCCGGTGGAAAACGGCGAGAAGATGCTCGCGCCGTTGCGCACGTTCGGCACGCCCTGCGGCGAACATCTCGGACCGATGCCGTTCACGGCATGGCAGAAGGCCTTCGATCCGCTCCTCACGCCCGGCGCGCGCAATTACTGGAAGTCGCACAATTTCGCGGAACTGAGTGACGCAACGTTCGACATCCTGACCAACGCGGTGCGTTCGGTTCCGTCGCCGCATTGCGAGGTCTTCATCGGCGCGATGGCGGGTCAGACGAACCGCGTGCCTGTCGATGCAACCGCGTACGCCAATCGCGATTCGGTCTATACGATCAACATCCACGGCCGCTGGACCGAAGCCGCCGACGACGAGAAATGCACGAAGTGGGCGCGCGACATGTTCGCCGCGATGACACCGCACGCGCTGGGCAGCGTCTACGTGAACTTCATGACGGGCGAAGAGGGCGATCGCGTGAAATCGGCATACGGGCCGAACTACGATCGGCTGGCGGAAGTGAAGCGGCGCTACGATCCGGAGAATGTTTTCCGCAGCAATCAGAACATCATGCCGGCGGCGTAA
- a CDS encoding TonB-dependent receptor: MLRKTPLAAALVTIAAVPMAAPLYAQTAPQAAQAASQNTPAVQVAQQAAAPAQGDSAATAPETAALPAVKVTSQADAPDFQADTSSVGAKVPTALRDIPQAVVVVPKAVIQSQGVSSFADALRNVPGVTLGAAEGGQIGNNINLRGFTARTDIYLDGFRDRGQYYRDTFNLDSIDVLYGPSSLYFGRGSTGGVINQVSKQPNLKPRADVSLQAGTHDRFRSTVDINQPLTDTSAFRINAFGQSLGSTRDEMVNKDYGIAPEVKFGIGTPTQVTLSALIQHNRDQPDYGIPPLNGHPAPVDTKTFYGFTDDRTIQDVQTVNARIEHRFNDMFTLRNQTQFSHYSTEARATNAAAVLTGPLGTSTALTNGNYTTLPLTSLFVRLQGKDRNINDHSVYNTTDFEGKFATGFLKHDMLVGVDLSHETYSNQSFTATTPGLPSNTLAIVPLVDPPYTPRPANYREVATNLAESSANGVGLYLNDTISIGEHWKWIGGVRWDRYEASIHNSINVPGYATQTNYFTSVRTGLVWQPTETQSYYVSYGTSFNPSLEALTLTNTQQNIPPEHNKSYEIGSKWDLLNGGLSVTQSLFNIEKTNARTQTSTGEYTLDGDVRVRGYQLGVAGHITKQWQMFGGYTYMDGTVLSALDGTTGNQLANTPHHMLTLWTTYDFTPVWQIGGGPSYVSSRYAANNNLVEVGGYVRWDVMAAYHQKRYDIQFNIQNLTDKKYYDALIPSDGGRAVPGLGRTFLATLNYRFR, from the coding sequence ATGTTGAGGAAAACGCCGCTCGCAGCGGCATTGGTGACTATTGCCGCGGTTCCCATGGCCGCGCCGCTATACGCCCAAACCGCTCCGCAAGCCGCGCAAGCTGCATCGCAAAACACACCCGCCGTACAGGTCGCGCAACAAGCCGCGGCCCCTGCCCAGGGCGATTCCGCCGCCACCGCACCCGAAACCGCCGCCCTGCCCGCCGTCAAGGTGACGAGCCAGGCCGACGCGCCGGATTTTCAGGCGGATACGTCGAGCGTCGGCGCGAAGGTGCCGACCGCACTGCGCGACATTCCGCAGGCAGTCGTCGTGGTGCCGAAGGCGGTGATCCAGTCGCAAGGCGTCAGCTCGTTCGCGGATGCGCTGCGTAACGTGCCGGGCGTCACGCTCGGCGCGGCGGAAGGCGGTCAGATCGGCAACAACATCAATCTGCGCGGCTTCACGGCGCGCACGGACATCTATCTCGACGGCTTCCGCGATCGCGGCCAGTACTATCGCGATACGTTCAACCTCGATTCGATCGACGTGTTGTACGGCCCGTCGTCGTTGTACTTCGGCCGCGGATCGACAGGCGGCGTCATCAATCAGGTCAGCAAGCAGCCGAACCTGAAGCCGCGCGCCGACGTCTCGCTGCAGGCGGGCACGCACGACCGCTTCCGCTCGACGGTCGACATCAACCAGCCGTTGACGGACACCTCGGCGTTCCGTATCAACGCGTTCGGCCAGTCGCTCGGTTCGACCCGCGACGAGATGGTCAACAAGGACTACGGCATTGCGCCGGAAGTGAAGTTCGGCATCGGCACGCCGACGCAAGTGACCTTGTCCGCGCTGATCCAGCACAACCGCGATCAGCCCGACTACGGCATTCCGCCGCTGAACGGCCATCCGGCGCCGGTCGATACGAAGACCTTCTACGGCTTCACCGACGACCGCACGATCCAGGACGTGCAAACGGTGAACGCGCGCATCGAGCATCGTTTCAATGACATGTTCACGCTGCGCAATCAGACGCAGTTCAGCCACTACAGCACCGAGGCGCGCGCGACCAACGCGGCGGCCGTGCTGACAGGCCCGCTCGGCACATCGACGGCGCTCACGAACGGCAACTACACGACGCTGCCGCTCACGTCGCTGTTCGTGCGTCTGCAAGGCAAGGACCGCAACATCAACGATCACTCGGTCTACAACACGACCGACTTCGAAGGCAAGTTCGCGACCGGCTTCCTCAAGCACGACATGCTGGTCGGCGTGGATCTGAGTCACGAAACCTATAGCAACCAGAGTTTCACCGCGACCACGCCGGGCCTGCCGTCGAACACGCTCGCGATCGTGCCGCTGGTCGATCCGCCCTACACGCCGCGTCCGGCGAACTATCGCGAAGTCGCGACCAATCTCGCGGAATCGAGCGCGAACGGCGTCGGGCTGTACCTGAACGATACGATCTCGATCGGCGAGCACTGGAAGTGGATCGGCGGCGTGCGCTGGGACCGCTACGAGGCGTCGATTCACAATTCGATCAACGTGCCGGGCTACGCGACGCAGACGAACTACTTCACGAGCGTGCGCACGGGCCTCGTGTGGCAGCCGACCGAGACGCAGTCGTACTACGTTTCGTATGGCACGTCGTTCAATCCGTCGCTCGAAGCGCTCACGCTCACCAACACGCAGCAGAACATTCCGCCCGAGCACAACAAGTCGTATGAAATCGGCTCGAAGTGGGACCTGCTTAACGGCGGGCTGTCGGTCACGCAATCGCTCTTCAACATCGAGAAGACGAATGCGCGCACGCAGACCTCGACCGGCGAATACACGCTCGACGGCGACGTGCGCGTGCGCGGCTATCAGCTTGGCGTGGCGGGTCACATCACGAAGCAATGGCAGATGTTCGGCGGCTACACCTACATGGACGGCACGGTGTTGAGTGCGCTCGACGGCACCACCGGCAATCAGCTCGCCAACACGCCGCATCACATGCTCACGCTGTGGACGACCTACGACTTCACGCCGGTGTGGCAGATCGGCGGCGGGCCTTCGTATGTGTCGTCGCGCTATGCGGCCAACAACAATCTGGTCGAAGTGGGCGGCTATGTGCGCTGGGACGTGATGGCCGCGTATCATCAGAAGCGCTACGATATCCAGTTCAACATACAGAATCTGACGGACAAGAAGTACTACGACGCCCTGATTCCGTCCGATGGCGGACGCGCGGTGCCGGGTCTCGGGCGCACGTTCCTCGCGACGTTGAACTACCGCTTCCGTTGA
- a CDS encoding DUF799 domain-containing protein → MTLTFSRKLFAVLSILLTLSACVSSPSKMDYTAFRNSKPRSILVLPPINNTTDVNATNGMLSQMTMPLAEGGYYVVPVAEMEETFKHNGLTMPADVQAVAPDKLRSIFGADAALYTKVTEYGSSYRIIGSKTVVTADAKLVDLRSGDTLWSGSATANGSETGANISVGVGLIGALAQVAVQHVVNVVSDKSWTVAGLTSQRLLATGGPKGLLYGPHSPKYGTD, encoded by the coding sequence ATGACTCTTACCTTTTCCCGCAAGCTTTTTGCGGTGCTGTCGATTCTCCTGACATTGTCCGCGTGCGTCTCGTCGCCGAGCAAGATGGACTACACCGCGTTTCGCAATAGCAAGCCGCGTTCGATTCTCGTATTGCCGCCGATTAACAACACGACGGACGTGAACGCGACCAACGGCATGTTGTCCCAGATGACGATGCCGCTCGCCGAGGGCGGCTATTACGTCGTGCCGGTGGCCGAGATGGAGGAAACGTTCAAGCATAACGGCCTGACCATGCCTGCCGACGTACAGGCCGTGGCGCCCGACAAGCTGCGCAGTATCTTTGGCGCAGATGCCGCGTTGTACACGAAGGTCACCGAATACGGATCGTCGTATCGAATCATCGGCAGCAAGACCGTGGTCACGGCAGACGCAAAGCTCGTGGATCTGCGTTCCGGCGATACGCTCTGGAGCGGGTCCGCGACGGCGAATGGAAGCGAGACCGGCGCCAACATCAGCGTCGGTGTCGGCCTGATTGGTGCGCTGGCACAAGTGGCCGTTCAGCACGTCGTCAACGTGGTGAGCGATAAATCGTGGACCGTCGCGGGACTGACGAGTCAGCGTTTGCTGGCCACGGGCGGACCGAAAGGACTGCTGTACGGTCCGCATTCGCCGAAATACGGCACGGATTGA
- a CDS encoding cellulose synthase subunit BcsC-related outer membrane protein, producing MLIRARKRALAIHVAAALAASAPLLAVAQAAADPLNVLIDQGKYWQAHRRGDLAEQAWQKVLRINPKQPDALFGMGMVLADRKDGSGAQQYLAQLRQVAPNYPNIDELGRRLGETSSRDQTVNDARRLAQSGQSASAVQEYKRAIEGKPTTPQLQLEYYQALAATPQGWDEARRGLEQLARDNPDEPRYQLAYAQHLTYRDSTRRDGIARLAKLANDSAVGADAKKSWRQALLWLGARASDAPLFQAYLQVAPDDAAVKARFDSMVQQDKSARERAQADAVVDARGRTVAEGFTALDRGDIATARARFSSVLASNPNDADALGGMGVAALKQERFAEARTYLERASRAGNPARWKDALTSATYWTYTSDAIGARSNGQIAQAKALFERAIAINPSDVTAQTLLGEMLLANGDPRGAEQAYRMALRRQADNPDAIRGLVGALAAQGRGEEALEFANRLNTEQQAKAGGINKLRGEAQAAQARAAEARGDLGAARSLFEDALLNNPDDPWLRLDLARIYVRQGAVGNARSMMDGLLATHPDMTDALYASALLSAETQDWAAGLAQLDRIPAAQRTPAMIGLQHRLWVQQQAELATRAAAAGQRQQALSILRRAEPVAAGNAELTGAVASAYVKAGDPSRALSLVRGAIANAPNDTGLLLQYAGILSATQQDAELGSVMRRLQSMPLTTQQRADFNNLNVGIVVARADVVRRQGDLAAAYDVISPWLAAMPDNADLQAALGRMYTSAGDDRNALACYQNALARRPDDIALQTAAMSAASGVRDFKLAESLANQAYDTAPNDPSVLAAIGRMYRAQGKLDLAAQFLQRSLLAANTPVATSAQARGNVPPGWETAMSRIGSNPLPGTNPFEGKTAVDTASNSALAAGASYRQAIPQSYSQPVPNYLPPPQPATYTTPYVAPSSAPPMMPAPAAPRAPASGGYGPDMYGSGQSGAPLQPYPGQDGGASGAYPAQPYQAYPQQQGYPQQPYPQQPYPQQAYPQQQAYQQQPYPQQAPYGTQQDPYASPWPMSPGARDAQSGRYVPPPAAGNRTSASASKRAAASSRKTSAAASANAYYGAPPQQYAQQNQYAQAPYGQQPQPYAPQPYYPPQQYAQQPYIPQPPAGYAQPYYPSQAQSPRAVAAATMSAGGIPAPVANSQTAGVAEELAQINREQASTISGGIIFRSRDGEDGLSNLTDIEAPIEGRIKAGNGHVIVRATPVTLDAGTASNEPNTLARFGSGLGATTTPPSNNYGSQTATGVGLSLGYENRNFKGDVGTTPLGFRETNIVGGLQYQNAVTDKVSYSLAIARRAVTDSLLSYAGARDQGAGLEWGGVTSTGGRADLAWDDGTSGVYVNAAYQFLDGKNVATNNAVKGGGGIYTRLIKDADQTLTIGANTTLMHYDKNLSYFTYGQGGYFSPQQYVILNFPVEYAGRTGPFTYDLKGSIGVQHYRQDSSNYFPTNSTFQSIAANSGAAPDAGAVYPGQSKTGVSYSLNATGEYQLAPQLAVGATASFGNAYQYREWLAAVYVRYTFTRQGGVQPAFPPQAFSSPYLSLAN from the coding sequence TTCGTCAGGTCGCGCCGAATTATCCGAATATCGACGAACTCGGCCGGCGTCTCGGCGAAACCAGTTCGCGCGACCAAACCGTCAACGACGCGCGGCGTCTCGCGCAAAGCGGCCAGAGCGCGTCGGCGGTGCAGGAATACAAGCGCGCGATCGAAGGCAAGCCCACGACGCCGCAACTGCAACTGGAGTACTACCAGGCGCTCGCGGCAACGCCGCAAGGCTGGGACGAAGCCCGGCGCGGTCTCGAACAACTGGCGCGCGACAACCCCGACGAGCCGCGCTATCAGCTCGCCTACGCGCAGCATCTGACCTATCGCGATTCGACGCGGCGCGACGGCATCGCGCGGCTCGCGAAGCTCGCGAACGACAGCGCGGTCGGCGCCGACGCGAAGAAAAGCTGGCGGCAGGCGCTGTTGTGGCTCGGCGCGCGCGCATCGGATGCGCCGCTCTTTCAGGCGTATTTGCAAGTCGCGCCGGACGATGCCGCCGTCAAGGCACGCTTCGATTCGATGGTGCAGCAGGACAAATCCGCCCGCGAACGCGCGCAAGCCGACGCCGTCGTCGATGCGCGCGGGCGCACCGTCGCGGAAGGTTTCACGGCGCTCGACCGAGGCGATATCGCGACGGCGCGGGCGCGCTTTTCATCCGTGCTCGCGAGCAATCCGAACGACGCCGACGCGCTCGGCGGCATGGGCGTCGCGGCGCTCAAGCAGGAACGTTTCGCGGAGGCGCGCACGTATCTCGAACGCGCGTCGCGTGCCGGCAATCCGGCGCGCTGGAAAGACGCGCTCACGAGCGCGACCTACTGGACTTATACGAGCGACGCCATCGGCGCGCGCAGCAACGGTCAGATCGCGCAGGCGAAGGCGCTGTTCGAGCGCGCTATCGCCATCAATCCGTCCGATGTCACCGCGCAGACGCTGCTCGGCGAAATGCTGCTCGCCAACGGCGATCCGCGCGGCGCGGAGCAGGCGTATCGCATGGCGTTGCGCCGTCAGGCCGACAATCCCGATGCCATTCGCGGACTCGTCGGCGCGCTGGCCGCGCAGGGACGCGGCGAGGAAGCGCTCGAATTCGCCAATCGGCTGAACACGGAGCAGCAGGCGAAAGCCGGCGGCATCAACAAGCTGCGCGGCGAAGCGCAGGCGGCACAGGCGCGCGCCGCCGAAGCGCGTGGCGATCTCGGCGCGGCGCGCAGCCTCTTCGAAGACGCGCTGCTCAACAATCCCGACGACCCGTGGCTACGGCTCGATCTCGCGCGCATTTACGTGCGTCAGGGCGCGGTCGGCAATGCGCGCAGCATGATGGACGGCCTGCTCGCGACCCATCCCGACATGACCGACGCGCTGTACGCAAGCGCGTTGCTGTCCGCCGAAACGCAGGACTGGGCGGCGGGTCTCGCACAACTCGACCGGATTCCCGCCGCGCAGCGCACGCCCGCGATGATCGGCCTGCAGCATCGCTTGTGGGTGCAGCAGCAAGCCGAACTCGCGACGCGCGCCGCCGCTGCGGGCCAGCGTCAGCAGGCGCTGTCGATCCTGCGTCGCGCGGAACCGGTCGCGGCCGGCAATGCCGAGCTGACGGGCGCGGTGGCGTCGGCGTACGTGAAGGCGGGCGATCCGTCGCGAGCGCTGTCGCTCGTGCGCGGGGCGATCGCCAATGCGCCGAACGACACCGGTCTTCTGCTGCAATACGCGGGCATTTTGTCGGCAACGCAACAGGACGCCGAACTCGGCTCGGTGATGCGCCGCCTCCAGTCGATGCCGCTCACCACGCAACAGCGCGCCGACTTCAACAATCTGAACGTGGGCATCGTCGTCGCGCGGGCGGATGTCGTGCGCCGGCAGGGCGATCTCGCCGCCGCCTACGACGTGATTTCGCCGTGGCTCGCCGCCATGCCCGACAACGCGGATCTGCAAGCCGCGCTCGGCCGCATGTACACGTCGGCGGGTGACGACCGCAACGCGCTCGCGTGCTATCAGAACGCGCTCGCGCGCCGCCCCGACGATATCGCCTTGCAGACGGCGGCGATGTCCGCAGCGAGCGGCGTGCGTGATTTCAAGCTGGCGGAATCGCTCGCGAATCAGGCTTACGACACCGCGCCGAACGATCCGAGCGTGCTCGCCGCGATCGGCCGGATGTATCGCGCGCAGGGCAAGCTCGATCTCGCCGCGCAGTTCCTGCAACGCTCGCTCCTGGCGGCGAATACGCCGGTGGCGACGTCGGCTCAGGCGCGCGGCAATGTTCCGCCGGGCTGGGAAACCGCGATGAGCCGCATCGGCTCGAATCCGCTGCCCGGCACCAATCCGTTCGAAGGCAAGACGGCCGTCGATACGGCGTCGAATTCGGCGCTCGCCGCCGGCGCGTCGTATCGCCAGGCCATTCCACAGAGTTACTCGCAGCCCGTGCCGAACTATCTGCCGCCTCCCCAGCCCGCGACCTACACGACGCCCTACGTGGCGCCTTCCTCCGCCCCGCCGATGATGCCCGCGCCCGCCGCGCCACGCGCGCCCGCGAGCGGCGGCTATGGTCCCGACATGTACGGCTCGGGACAATCGGGTGCGCCGCTTCAGCCGTATCCGGGACAGGATGGGGGTGCGTCGGGGGCGTATCCGGCGCAGCCTTATCAGGCTTATCCGCAGCAGCAGGGTTATCCGCAGCAACCGTATCCGCAACAACCGTATCCGCAGCAGGCTTACCCGCAGCAGCAAGCCTATCAGCAGCAGCCGTATCCGCAGCAAGCGCCCTACGGGACTCAGCAGGACCCGTATGCATCGCCGTGGCCAATGTCGCCCGGCGCGCGCGATGCGCAATCCGGCCGATATGTTCCGCCGCCCGCAGCCGGCAATCGCACGAGTGCGTCCGCTTCGAAGCGTGCGGCGGCGTCGTCGCGCAAGACGAGCGCGGCGGCTTCCGCGAACGCCTACTACGGCGCGCCGCCGCAGCAATACGCCCAGCAAAACCAATACGCGCAGGCGCCCTACGGACAGCAGCCGCAACCGTACGCGCCCCAGCCTTACTACCCGCCGCAGCAGTACGCCCAGCAGCCGTACATTCCGCAGCCGCCGGCCGGTTATGCGCAGCCTTACTACCCGTCGCAAGCGCAGTCGCCGCGTGCGGTTGCAGCCGCGACGATGAGCGCCGGCGGCATTCCCGCGCCGGTCGCGAACTCGCAGACGGCGGGCGTCGCGGAAGAACTCGCGCAGATCAACCGCGAACAGGCCAGCACGATCTCGGGCGGCATCATCTTCCGCAGCCGCGACGGCGAGGACGGCCTCTCGAACCTGACCGACATCGAAGCGCCGATCGAAGGCCGCATCAAGGCGGGCAATGGTCACGTGATCGTGCGCGCGACGCCCGTCACGCTCGACGCCGGCACGGCCAGCAACGAACCGAACACGCTCGCGCGCTTCGGTTCGGGACTTGGCGCCACCACGACGCCGCCCTCCAACAACTACGGCTCGCAGACGGCGACGGGCGTCGGCTTGTCGCTCGGCTATGAAAATCGCAACTTCAAGGGCGATGTCGGCACGACGCCGCTCGGCTTCCGCGAGACCAACATCGTCGGGGGATTGCAGTATCAGAACGCCGTGACCGACAAGGTGTCGTATTCGCTCGCCATCGCGCGGCGCGCCGTCACCGACAGCCTGCTCTCCTACGCCGGCGCGCGCGATCAGGGCGCGGGCCTCGAATGGGGCGGCGTGACATCGACGGGCGGACGCGCCGATCTCGCCTGGGACGACGGCACGAGCGGCGTGTACGTGAACGCGGCGTACCAGTTCCTCGACGGCAAGAACGTCGCGACCAACAACGCGGTGAAGGGCGGCGGCGGCATCTATACGCGCCTCATCAAGGATGCGGACCAGACGCTCACGATCGGCGCGAACACCACGCTGATGCACTACGACAAAAACCTGTCGTACTTCACCTACGGTCAGGGCGGCTACTTCAGCCCGCAGCAGTACGTGATCCTCAACTTCCCGGTCGAATACGCGGGACGCACGGGGCCGTTCACGTACGACCTGAAGGGCTCGATCGGCGTTCAGCATTATCGTCAGGATTCGTCGAACTATTTCCCGACGAACTCGACCTTCCAGTCGATTGCGGCGAACTCGGGAGCCGCGCCGGACGCGGGCGCGGTGTATCCCGGCCAGAGCAAGACGGGCGTGTCGTACTCGCTCAACGCGACCGGCGAATACCAGCTCGCGCCGCAACTGGCGGTCGGCGCGACGGCGTCGTTCGGCAATGCGTATCAGTATCGCGAGTGGCTTGCGGCGGTGTACGTGCGCTACACGTTCACGCGTCAGGGCGGCGTGCAGCCGGCGTTCCCGCCGCAGGCGTTTAGCTCGCCGTATTTGTCGTTGGCGAATTGA